In Prosthecochloris marina, a single window of DNA contains:
- a CDS encoding flavodoxin family protein, which translates to MNILNLYYSSTGNTTRVAKAIEETAVQQNHSVDTVRIKPGMEPGIDVLAYDLVFAGSGVYEWLPGKPVMTLFSKLAKQYRLNGLIQQPAERRRTKQAVVYCTYGGTHTGANEAIPTVKYMGQLFDHLGFELAGEWYIVGEFHGAYLDFSKKGKLGNITGRPNESDLQSIAEMVKGALNIKAA; encoded by the coding sequence ATGAATATCCTGAATCTCTATTACTCGTCTACGGGAAACACAACACGGGTAGCGAAAGCCATCGAGGAAACCGCCGTTCAGCAAAACCATTCCGTCGACACTGTCAGAATCAAACCGGGGATGGAACCCGGCATCGATGTTCTCGCCTATGATCTTGTTTTTGCAGGATCAGGCGTTTATGAATGGCTGCCTGGAAAACCGGTGATGACCCTTTTCAGTAAGCTGGCCAAACAGTACAGGCTGAATGGTTTGATTCAGCAACCTGCTGAAAGAAGGCGTACCAAACAAGCAGTGGTATACTGCACCTACGGTGGAACCCACACCGGAGCGAACGAAGCCATTCCGACCGTAAAATATATGGGGCAACTTTTCGATCATCTCGGCTTTGAACTCGCAGGAGAATGGTATATCGTCGGGGAGTTCCATGGAGCATATCTGGATTTTTCCAAAAAAGGGAAACTGGGAAATATCACTGGCCGACCCAATGAGTCGGACCTGCAATCAATTGCGGAAATGGTTAAAGGAGCGCTTAACATTAAAGCCGCCTGA
- a CDS encoding helix-turn-helix domain-containing protein — MKQLDFSVLKTLRQKRKMTAEQLASEANVTRATIAKIEAGFDNPRVQTIEALASVFQLSAGDLIRLAEGGRIEEARTEPYSQDGCSGTRFFFRNQEMYLLKAVKGSKTIFEHNLHEDTMETCIVLSGQLTVQVGEQSLHLASGSAATFHAMHEHSFSIGEDANFLLIHTRNV; from the coding sequence ATGAAACAGCTCGATTTTTCAGTCCTCAAAACGCTACGCCAAAAACGGAAAATGACCGCCGAACAGCTCGCCAGCGAAGCAAATGTCACACGCGCAACTATCGCGAAAATCGAAGCCGGATTCGACAACCCCAGAGTACAAACAATAGAGGCGTTAGCCAGCGTGTTTCAACTCAGCGCCGGTGATTTAATCCGATTGGCCGAAGGGGGGCGCATAGAAGAAGCACGAACCGAACCCTACTCTCAAGACGGTTGTTCAGGAACACGCTTCTTTTTCAGAAATCAGGAAATGTACCTCTTGAAAGCCGTCAAAGGCAGCAAAACCATATTCGAACATAATTTGCATGAAGACACTATGGAGACATGCATCGTCCTGTCAGGACAGCTTACGGTTCAGGTGGGAGAACAGTCTTTGCATCTGGCATCAGGTTCGGCTGCAACATTTCATGCAATGCATGAACATAGTTTTTCCATCGGGGAAGATGCGAATTTCTTACTCATCCATACCCGTAACGTATAG
- a CDS encoding ATP-dependent Clp protease adaptor ClpS, which produces MYNLWEASHSSEQTEVAQQETLSDTLDAYRVVLFNDDVHTFDEVIFQIIKAIQCTRSKAEKHTWEVHTKGSSIVYAGTLPACLKVSSILEEIDLKTEIQTG; this is translated from the coding sequence ATGTATAATCTCTGGGAGGCCTCCCACAGTAGCGAGCAAACAGAAGTCGCTCAGCAGGAAACCCTCAGCGATACCCTCGATGCGTACAGGGTAGTCCTTTTCAACGACGACGTACACACGTTTGATGAAGTGATTTTTCAGATCATCAAAGCAATTCAGTGCACAAGATCAAAGGCTGAAAAGCATACTTGGGAAGTCCATACCAAAGGGAGTTCCATCGTCTACGCCGGAACACTGCCCGCCTGCCTGAAAGTCAGCTCTATTCTCGAAGAGATCGATCTCAAAACCGAGATCCAGACCGGTTAG